The DNA window CCTCGTACGTGGACGTGACCTCGACCTCCTTCACGGCGGCTGCCCAGGTCGGGTACGCCGCGAAGTCGGCGATCACGGCCATGATCTGTGCCGGCTCCGCCGCGATGGTGATGCTGGACGTCGTCTGGTCCGCCACTGAGCCGCCTGCCTTCCGAGGAGCCGATGTACCGACCACTCTCCTACACCGAAGCCGCGAGCATGACAACGACCACGCCGGACGCGACCCGGCGACCCTACCCGCCCGCGGCATCCAGGTCGGGGACGCGGCTAGGGACGGGCGGCGCCAGGCGGGTGGCCGAGGGCAGGTGGCACAAGCGAGGCAGCCGGGTCGCGGCACGCGCGGGGGCCGGCTGGGCGGGTGCGGCGCATTATCCACAGCCCCCGAGTCGATGCCGCGGTCGGCGGGTACGCCTCGGCTAGGCTGCTGCAAGCTTCCTAAACGGGGACGAGGTGGACGATGACCAAAGTGGTCAAGTGCGACGACATCGAGTCGCGCGCGAAGCGCGTGCAGGAAGTCCTCAAGCCACTCATCGAAGCTGCCAAGGGCAAGCTCGAAGAGATCAACCTGCACGACGACGCGATGGGCAGCATCGGGCAGTCCGCGGTGACGAGCCACAACACCTGCAAGACCGCCCACGTCGAGAACCTGAAGAAGGGCGTCGAGGACTTTCAGACGCTGCACGACGGCATGATGCGCACCGCGGAGAACTGGCGCAGGTCTGAGGAGCAGTGGGTGGTCAAGGGGACCCCGGGATACTAGGAGGACCGATGGCGCCGTTTCCCATCTACAACCCGTTCATGATCTCCAGCGCGGTCATGGGCTCGAGCTGGGCGATCTACTCGATCGGCGCGGCCACCGCGGCAATCGTGCTCATCGCCGCGCTCGGCGAGGCCGACCCCGACGAGCAGGCCCTCGAGGACGCCGCGGCCAAGTGGCGGGAGGCAAAGGGCAAGATCTCCGAGCTCGCGGAGAAGTTCCAGAACGAGGCGAGCCCTCCGCTCGAGTCGTGGGACGAAACAGACGACCGAGCCAAGTTCGACGCGGTCATCACCAAGGTGGCGAACGAACTCGCGTCGATCGAGAAGGTCCTCGAAGGCAACGCGACCGCCCTGGACGA is part of the Tenggerimyces flavus genome and encodes:
- a CDS encoding WXG100 family type VII secretion target — translated: MAPFPIYNPFMISSAVMGSSWAIYSIGAATAAIVLIAALGEADPDEQALEDAAAKWREAKGKISELAEKFQNEASPPLESWDETDDRAKFDAVITKVANELASIEKVLEGNATALDEAKKWYNIAMPTIFGIVLAGTIILVSLMALKATIVGAPAVEGVQTGIAWGTVAAILGIIAGILALIMALIAYSDSSSKIKFETEAGKGDRGSDVDFTKIEIDWGTSQEGAKPA